From one Lycium barbarum isolate Lr01 chromosome 6, ASM1917538v2, whole genome shotgun sequence genomic stretch:
- the LOC132645180 gene encoding sugar transporter ERD6-like 5 isoform X3, with product MIGAVMSGKLADLFGRRGAMGFSELFCLLGWLAIIFGKNALWLDIGRLLMGYGVGIISYVVPVYIAEITPKNLRGAFTTVNQLMICCGVSLMYVVGVIINWRLLAVIGAIPCIIQLLGLFFIPESPRWLAKGGQWKDCEASLQRLRGKDANISEEAAEIKDYTETLQKLSEAKIIDLFQKKYAHSLIVGVGLMVLQQFGGVNAISYYASSIFESAGFSGRIGSIAMVAVQIPMQVLGVLLMDKSGRRPLLMVSAAGTCLGCFLVGLSFLLQDLQLWKSSPFLALVGILVFTGSFSLGMGGIPWVIMSEIFSINVKGLAGSLVTVVSWFGSWVVSYSFNFLMLWSSEGTFFIFSAVCGLTVMFVAKLVPETKGRTLEEIQSSMNSFT from the exons ATGATAGGTGCTGTAATGAGTGGAAAACTTGCAGATCTTTTCGGCCGGAGAGGT GCAATGGGCTTCTCTGAACTATTTTGTCTTTTGGGGTGGCTTGCAATTATTTTTGGCAAG AATGCTTTGTGGCTTGACATTGGGAGGTTGTTGATGGGATATGGAGTTGGCATTATTTCTTACGTG GTACCTGTATATATAGCGGAAATAACACCTAAGAATCTCCGAGGCGCATTCACTACTGTAAATCAG CTAATGATATGCTGTGGAGTATCACTTATGTATGTCGTTGGAGTAATCATCAATTGGCGCCTACTGGCTGTGATTG GAGCTATTCCCTGTATAATCCAGCTTTTGGGCCTGTTTTTCATACCAGAGTCACCTAGATGGCTG GCTAAGGGTGGTCAGTGGAAAGACTGTGAAGCTTCTCTCCAGCGCCTTAGGGGGAAGGATGCCAATATTTCAGAAGAAGCTGCTGAAATTAAA GATTACACAGAAACACTTCAGAAACTCTCTGAGGCTAAGATAATTGATTTGTTTCAGAAGAAATATGCACATTCTCTTATA GTTGGAGTGGGCTTAATGGTATTGCAACAATTTGGAGGGGTCAACGCTATTTCATATTATGCAAGTTCTATTTTTGAGTCAGCTG GTTTCTCTGGCAGGATTGGATCAATTGCAATGGTGGCTGTACAG ATCCCAATGCAAGTTTTAGGAGTTCTCTTGATGGACAAATCAGGAAGGCGGCCATTACTGATG GTCTCTGCTGCAGGGACATGCTTGGGTTGTTTCCTTGTAGGATTGTCATTCTTACTACAG GATCTTCAACTTTGGAAGTCTAGCCCCTTTTTGGCACTTGTGGGTATACTG GTCTTTACTGGATCTTTCTCATTAGGCATGGGAGGCATACCGTGGGTGATTATGTCAGAG ATATTCTCCATCAATGTCAAAGGTTTAGCTGGAAGCCTGGTGACAGTAGTCAGCTGGTTCGGTTCTTGGGTTGTTTCATATTCGTTCAACTTTCTTATGCTATGGAGCTCTGAAG GAACATTCTTCATATTTTCAGCAGTATGTGGTTTGACTGTTATGTTTGTTGCAAAGCTGGTTCCAGAGACCAAAGGGCGTACCTTGGAAGAAATACAATCATCGATGAATTCCTTTACATGA